Part of the bacterium genome is shown below.
ACCGCCGCGCCGATGACACCTACATTTTGCACATTGCCAATTCTTTCTGCCAATGAAAAGCGTGCTTCGTTGAATGTGAAGCGTTGAACATGCTGAAAATCATCCTCTCTTCGAAATCCTTTCACATCGACATGATCGTAGGCATCGATAACATAACCGGATCCATCCCAGTTGCCCTCTGAGCGGTCGATAGCGTTTATTCCATCTACTGTGGGAACTACTAGGATTCGCTTTCCAGAGTGATTAGTTATCCTAAGTGTGTATTCGCTTCCGATAGGCGCTGAAAAGAATGTGTAGCAATCGCGATGAGCTACCTTGGTTTTCGAGCCGTCAATAATAACCTTCACCGAAGCAATTTTACCTTTGAACTCGGCAGTTTTCGCCAGTGAACAACCGACAAAGGCGAGCGCGAGAAAGGAGATTATTAAGACTTGCTTTTTCATATTTCCTCCCGGAAATGAGTTAGTATTCAGTTAAAATCTGTAGGATAATCCGAGCCAAACGCTTGTGAGAGAATAATCTCCATCGAGGCGTGTTTCGTCGATATTCCAGTTAGAAAACTGAGTAGCGAGATCGAGACTAACTAGATCGCTAACAAGGTAACCAAGGCCTCCGGTTATTGTGTTGCGGGTTCTATCTTTCCCGTTTTCGAGATAGGCTATAGGCTCCTGCGAGAAACCACCTCTAAGCTTTAGGGATGCGATAGGTATTGTGAACTCGCTCCCAGCCGACCAGCGTAGAGTCGCGCGATATGAATCATCCATGAGGCGGTTTTGGCTCAATATCCACGCAGGTTCGTCGTATTCGATCTGGCGCCAGTCCACATATTCAGCATCTCCAGCGAGGAGTATCCATTCAGTCGGACGAATTGCCAAGCCGGCACCGAAACGCCATGGAAGAATCACCTCGAAGCTTTGGACAATATCGTAGTCCTCTTGATAGGTTTCCAAACCTGTAGTAATCGAGTCGAAGCGACTGATACCATCCTCTTCGATTATAAGTGAGGTAGGCGTCGAGATGTAGGCTCCTATTTGAACAAAGCGAGTGGGAACAAGCGTCATCCCGAAACGAGCACCGATACCGCTATATTCGTCGGTTATGTCGTCAGCGTATATTTTTCTTTCGACACTGTCCGGCCATGCAGTCTCACCGGGGTTTTGGATATCATTGAACCAGCTATATCTTTCACCGCCAAGGTATAAGTCTATCGATGCGCCTATCGACATCATGGGTGATATTTGAATGCCTCCACCGAGCGAGAATTTCCCGAGGCCGCCCTTCACAGATTCGTCGATTTGATAAATAAGGCCGTCATCACCGGTGCTGTTTGCACGTATTCGTCTATCAAAAGAGTTTGTTCTTGTGAAACCAAGTGCAAAAGAGACGCCGCCACGCTTGGTTGGTAGTGGAATTACACCCCCGATATTCTGTAGTTTAACATAACTATCAGAGCCTGTGCCAGAAGCACTCGAATCGAGTGCGCTTTCGAATGAAAGAGCGTCGTATTGAAGTGCGCCAGCCATTTCAAAGCGATAAATATAAGCAAGATTTGCAGGATTGTAAAAAAGTGCTGTGTAATCCTCAGAAGAAGCAACACCTGCACCACCCATACCTGCCGAGCGAATACTCATCGCAAGGTGTCTGTCGGAGCTGGGTATGAAGTCGGCAACATCGCTATTTGCAAGTGTTTGTGTAAATATGGAGATGGGGATTAGAAAAGTGGATAATATCGGAATTAACAGTCTCATTTTGCTCCTTAATCTAAACCACGACGACGAGGCGCGCGGTCGTTTGTGTTATTGTTGCCGTTGTCATCATCATCGTTTTGAGTGTCCGATGGATTGGAAGCATCGTTTCGTTCGCGCGATTCATCGATGCCATCGATAGCGTCGATTGTTTCGATAATGTTGTCTATTGCATTGTCGAGACCGCGACGCCGTTCGTATTTCTCGCGTCGATCCGGTGATATAGGTTCAGAGTAGTGATGATCCCACCACCAGTATTGGTCTAACCACCAGGGATAACTATAATAGTAGTTCCAACGCGAACACCAATGACACCGATTGTGGTAATAGCCTGGAGAATAGTTTTCCTTTTCCCATGTTTGTTCAGGATTCTCCGATGCCGACGTTATCATGATTTGGGTATAGCAACCATCAACGAACAACACCACTAGGATAATTAAAAGTAATTTCACAACTCTATTTTTCATAACAACTCCTTTTATAGAGAGTTTTCGCATTTTTTATGCCAAAAGTTAAGTGCTTATGTTATAATATGTTATTAAAATAAAACGATTTATTCTGTGCACATAAACTGAAAATATGCACAAATAATGTGCGCCTAATACTGAGGTTTAAACGAGATTTTTTAATCAAAAAGGAATTACAATAATTCAAATGTTTATGGTGAAGGCGGGCGATGGCGCGAAATTTGCCCCTCTGCAAATTTTGTGACATCGAGAATGGTGCGGGGTTTTACCTCACTAAAACCGAAATATGATAAAAGACTAAAAAGTCAGGGCAAGCCTTATATTTTAATGATTATTCCAGGTTGAAAAGATTTATTATTATTTCATAAAAATGCAGCGCTTCGTGAAATAATTATCTCCAAAGTCAATGCGGATAAGGTAAATCCCGCTGCTTAACCTTTTTTCCGGAATCCAAGTGAATGAAGTATTATTATTGCTTTTCTCACAGGGTGCTGATAAATCACAGATATGTTTTCCATTCAAGTCGAAAATTTGTGCTTTTATTTGTTGATTGGTATTATTGAAATGGGAAAGCCCTGTAATATCGATTGAAAGCGATGAATTGAATGGATTTGGATATAAAGCTAAATCTATACTAGACGGAAAGTTTGATGTTTCGTGAATATCGAAGAAAACATCATCTAGAAATTCCCTAGTGAGTATTCGCCCTCGGGAAAAAATATCGAATACAAAATCAGAAAAGGCGCTATTGTGGTCTCCCTCGAGCCAAAATGTATCCGCAGGTTGGTAAGCGCGAAAATCATTATAAGTGAATTGAACTTCACCCGGGAGGATAATAATGCCCATCCCACCGAAATCCCCACCGATTATCTGTTCCATGTCCATATCTGAAACAAAAAATATAAAAGGGGGCATTTCGGCAAAGAGGTGATATTTAGGGGAGGCGTCATACCAATTAAAAGAACTGTCAGCAACGGGGCCAAAAATAGCAGAAAACCCCATAAGGTCATAACCCATCGAAGCCCACGTGCCGCAATCGCTATAGAGCTTTGGTATGTCATAAATACCCATGTTAAATGATATAACCGCTTTTATATTCTCGATATCAATGGATAGTGTGTCCAAGAATCTGGTATTTGTTGCTAAGAGGGTGGCAAGATGAGCACCGGCGGAGTGACCCATAACGATTATCCTCGATGGATCGCCACCGTATTCTTCAATATTATCAACTGTCCACTTGAAAGCTTGAGCGACGTCTAACATATGGTCGGGATGTGATATATCGGGGTGGAGCGAATCGCTGAGGCTATATGAAATAACCACTGTAACAAAGCCCTCCTGGTCGGACAGGGTTGCACCGACAGCAGTAAACTCACTTCTGTCTCCATATGTCCAAGTTCCTCCGTGGATGAAAAACAGGACAGGGGCCGGCTCAGTGATGCCACTTGGCACATAAACATCGAGCATGTTTTTTTCGGGATTAGGAGCAGTTCCATCGGGGTAATAAGGAATATCCGGGTTCACGGAATATGATAACAACGAAAAACAGAAAAAACAAATATAAACTATGATATATTTGGTCATCCTTTTATCTCCTTAGGAAAGCAGTGTTTTATTGATGTCGAACAAATTTTCTTTTTGCGATGGCGCTTTGAGCAAATAGACAGTTAGTCTTGCGCCTCCGGTTTCTAGGTTATTGGCTTCGATAATTCCACGGTGACGATTAACTATGCCTTGCGCAATGGCTAATCCGAGTCCTGTGCCGCGGGGTTTAGTGCTGAAAAAAGGCGTGAATACTCGACTAAGCAGTTCTTCTGGGATTCCAGGTCCCGTGTCGGAAACACTCACGCCTATAAGGCGCTTTTCGGCATAAAAACCGAGACGTTCCTTAGTAATCTTTATTGTAATTGTGCCTTTGTTCTCACCGATAGCGTCTTTCGCATTTATTATCAGATTATAAAACGCATCTTTGAGTTGTTCTTCTCTTCCGAGAGTCCATACCTCGCCTTTTAATTTATTATTTATCTCGATGTAATCCGCGAAACCTGGAGTATGTTTGAGCATTAAGACAATTTCAGAGATAAGCTTGGCAAGGTCGATGCGATTATATGTGATATGATCGATAGGGAGTTCCTTTAAGCGAGCAAAGACGAGGAATTCCTCGAGCACATTTGTTAGGCGATCTGTTTCCTTTATAATTAAATTCATAAGCCTTCGCTCTGAATCGTCTTCGATAACGGATTCCGATCCCATAATAGTTTCGACCGACCCTCGTATAGAGGCAAGTGGATTTCGTATCTCGTGAGCGAGGTTGGCAGATAATTCGCCGATAGCAGCCATTTTTTCGACCTCTTTTAGATATATCTCTCGGCGTTTTTGCTCGGTAACATCCTCGAAAAGGGCGATAATTCCTCGAAGGCTTCCCTCTGGATTATTAAGAAAGCTACAAGTAAGATGCATGGTGCGGAATTCATCGCCAGTCTTAAGTAAAAACTCGCCTTTTCGTTCGCTCAGAGAACCTTCGCCTAGTAGTTCGGAAAGCACTTCGGTGAAAACCTTTGCGTGGGAAGGGAGTATTTCATCGAG
Proteins encoded:
- a CDS encoding outer membrane protein transport protein — encoded protein: MRLLIPILSTFLIPISIFTQTLANSDVADFIPSSDRHLAMSIRSAGMGGAGVASSEDYTALFYNPANLAYIYRFEMAGALQYDALSFESALDSSASGTGSDSYVKLQNIGGVIPLPTKRGGVSFALGFTRTNSFDRRIRANSTGDDGLIYQIDESVKGGLGKFSLGGGIQISPMMSIGASIDLYLGGERYSWFNDIQNPGETAWPDSVERKIYADDITDEYSGIGARFGMTLVPTRFVQIGAYISTPTSLIIEEDGISRFDSITTGLETYQEDYDIVQSFEVILPWRFGAGLAIRPTEWILLAGDAEYVDWRQIEYDEPAWILSQNRLMDDSYRATLRWSAGSEFTIPIASLKLRGGFSQEPIAYLENGKDRTRNTITGGLGYLVSDLVSLDLATQFSNWNIDETRLDGDYSLTSVWLGLSYRF
- a CDS encoding alpha/beta fold hydrolase, whose protein sequence is MTKYIIVYICFFCFSLLSYSVNPDIPYYPDGTAPNPEKNMLDVYVPSGITEPAPVLFFIHGGTWTYGDRSEFTAVGATLSDQEGFVTVVISYSLSDSLHPDISHPDHMLDVAQAFKWTVDNIEEYGGDPSRIIVMGHSAGAHLATLLATNTRFLDTLSIDIENIKAVISFNMGIYDIPKLYSDCGTWASMGYDLMGFSAIFGPVADSSFNWYDASPKYHLFAEMPPFIFFVSDMDMEQIIGGDFGGMGIIILPGEVQFTYNDFRAYQPADTFWLEGDHNSAFSDFVFDIFSRGRILTREFLDDVFFDIHETSNFPSSIDLALYPNPFNSSLSIDITGLSHFNNTNQQIKAQIFDLNGKHICDLSAPCEKSNNNTSFTWIPEKRLSSGIYLIRIDFGDNYFTKRCIFMK
- a CDS encoding PAS domain-containing protein; protein product: MFDKTSTENTAGTVTSTTTIDVGNYFRSKIRWLLIARFGMFVFITGAVLIVFSGKGLLSTLLFAYGLITLGYLLTLVYWEKSRKELSFKFICGVQLFFELLVEIGIVHYSGGAGSPFILLFGLSVITSAFIFKLIGTLVTATGSVLLLTTMVIMEHRGVIEPVIDRFPVTAMLYTDVDLLFFTTYIYALFIYLVAFMMGYISGKLQVRTGELQVTGEALRRISMDTDDILMHMLSGLITLDPEGRVVYLNKAASALLDIDSKKIKGKFLDEILPSHAKVFTEVLSELLGEGSLSERKGEFLLKTGDEFRTMHLTCSFLNNPEGSLRGIIALFEDVTEQKRREIYLKEVEKMAAIGELSANLAHEIRNPLASIRGSVETIMGSESVIEDDSERRLMNLIIKETDRLTNVLEEFLVFARLKELPIDHITYNRIDLAKLISEIVLMLKHTPGFADYIEINNKLKGEVWTLGREEQLKDAFYNLIINAKDAIGENKGTITIKITKERLGFYAEKRLIGVSVSDTGPGIPEELLSRVFTPFFSTKPRGTGLGLAIAQGIVNRHRGIIEANNLETGGARLTVYLLKAPSQKENLFDINKTLLS